Part of the Helicobacter bilis genome is shown below.
CTATCCCCATAACTGAAGCAAATAATGCGATAGGCAAATTTGCAATGGGCGAGATAGCAACAGGAGAGTCGGCAAGTTTAGATTCTACCGATATGGCGTTGTGTGGCTCTTGAATATTAGATTCTACTTTACTTTGGTTTGTAGAATCTAGGCTAGATTCTGTATTTACATTTTGCATAGCTTAGTCCTTATTTTGTGTGGATTCTGTGTTAGATACTTCGCCTAAAGGCTTGATATGACAGCTTATAGAATCTAGATTATTTTCTGCTACTTTATCCCTAGCCATTTTCACCCCCTCTTGCCACAAGCTATGTCGCTCCACAATATAGTGAGAATCTACCTTGCCACTAAACATTGCTCGTAAAAGCGGACGATTTGCCTTGAAGATAAATGCCGCTAAATGCCCGATGATTCCAAGTATGATAAGAAACATTCCAAGATTATGCAGCTGCGCACTCCATAGATACAAACTATCGCTTATATTCCACCCAGCAAGGTTTTTGAGCGTTTTAATTAAGCCGGTAATGATTAAAAGCAGCAGCACAAGCCCTATGAAAAAATACGCTAGTCTTTGTTCAGGTAGATATTTTTCACTCTTTGGCTCTTGCCCACCAAAAAGCATAGCTTTAATAATCTTTAGGCTTTTCACCCCATCGCCTTTTTTGGGGAATATATCAAACTCCGCCCTTGCGATATGAAAATACAAGTGAAACGCCACAAAAAATATCAGCCCAAACGCCCCTACATAATGCAGCATTAAGCTTATGTGATAGTCCCCACTCCACGCCATTAGGGGCAGTTCATTTATCATATACCGCTTTGACACAGGCATTTGGAAAATCCCACTTGCAATCAAAATAAATGTGCTAAATGCCACACCCCAATGCACGATACGATTTTGCAGACTTTGACGCAATATCATAGATTCTGTTTTCATAATTTATCCTTTCTTTATATTCTTTTTAGATTTTGCCACAGCGATTGCCCCAGCGACTACACCAATAAGTGGTGCGGCTAACACACCTTTAATAAGGGCAGAATCTTCACTCACAAAGTTTTTTACCACCACATTCATATGCGGTCGCCCCATTTTTTGACTTTTAGAATCTAGCACACCATCTTCCTTGCCATACTTTCTAGCAATCGCTTCATCAATCTTTGTAAAATCAATTGAAGAGATATAAAATGTGCTTGTCCCGCCATTTTGGCTATCTCCATAAATGAATTTACTTTCCTTTTTCGCCTCTTCTACAAGAGCTAGAATCTTCGCCTTATCATCAAAGATAATAGCATCTTTAGGACAT
Proteins encoded:
- a CDS encoding cytochrome b/b6 domain-containing protein, with product MKTESMILRQSLQNRIVHWGVAFSTFILIASGIFQMPVSKRYMINELPLMAWSGDYHISLMLHYVGAFGLIFFVAFHLYFHIARAEFDIFPKKGDGVKSLKIIKAMLFGGQEPKSEKYLPEQRLAYFFIGLVLLLLIITGLIKTLKNLAGWNISDSLYLWSAQLHNLGMFLIILGIIGHLAAFIFKANRPLLRAMFSGKVDSHYIVERHSLWQEGVKMARDKVAENNLDSISCHIKPLGEVSNTESTQNKD